A genome region from Gardnerella vaginalis includes the following:
- a CDS encoding ABC-F family ATP-binding cassette domain-containing protein encodes MPTYDLGLERVSLEFATKTIFRNVTQGVFEGDRIGIVGKNGDGKSTLLKLLEGSMDPDSGRVTRRSGLTFGILSQRDPLDDNATVRQAALENRQDYEWAADSKSREIVEALLGGINLEAKVGTLSGGQRRRADLARLLLHDWDILALDEPTNHLDVLTIHWLAEHLLHRWQDGQGALLLVTHDRWFLDEVCSSMWEVHDGAIDPFEGGYSAYMMQRVERERQADVREERRRNLARKELAWLSRGARARSTKQKFHVKQARELIADVPPMRDTLELKRMATSRLGKQVVDLIDVTQIFEDSSNPAGADADIVKSPFSQPTHVGSVTISVEESPEAPLKETCAASQKTITGRMLLDNQTWLIGPGDRFGIVGANGAGKSTLLNIIDGSLHPTKGHVNIGKTVKFAVLSQRLEELEKLGKYKVKEVLSRYKPSYIIDGKEVTPGQLMERLGFKPEQLMTPIADLSGGQKRRMQLLLILLNEPNVLIMDEPGNDLDTDMLAVMEDLLDTWPGTLIVVSHDRYLLERVTDQQFALIDGKIRHLPGGVDEYLKIMEDYERANMQESKAGFVSESETKSESKEGIELDSDRKSETKLSGKAYYDATRRVSAIERKLEKLEEEKNEIEQKMASHDPSDFVGLQNLNEKLQANQSESSALEEEWLELSEQI; translated from the coding sequence ATGCCTACTTATGATTTGGGACTCGAACGCGTATCGCTTGAATTTGCAACAAAAACTATTTTTAGAAATGTGACTCAAGGTGTTTTTGAGGGAGACCGTATAGGAATTGTTGGAAAAAACGGAGACGGAAAATCCACTCTTCTTAAGCTTCTTGAGGGTAGTATGGACCCAGATTCTGGCAGAGTTACGCGTAGAAGCGGATTGACATTTGGCATTTTAAGCCAGCGAGATCCACTGGACGATAATGCTACAGTTCGCCAAGCTGCATTGGAGAATCGACAGGATTATGAGTGGGCTGCTGATTCAAAGTCTCGCGAAATTGTTGAGGCTCTTCTTGGCGGAATCAATCTTGAAGCTAAAGTTGGTACGCTTTCTGGAGGTCAGCGTAGGCGTGCGGATTTGGCTAGGTTGCTGTTGCATGATTGGGATATTTTGGCTTTGGATGAGCCTACGAATCATCTTGATGTGCTCACAATTCATTGGCTCGCAGAGCATCTTTTGCACAGGTGGCAAGACGGGCAGGGCGCGCTTTTGCTCGTTACGCACGACAGGTGGTTTTTAGACGAAGTTTGCTCTTCTATGTGGGAAGTTCACGATGGAGCAATCGACCCGTTTGAAGGCGGATACAGTGCGTACATGATGCAACGTGTTGAGCGCGAACGTCAGGCGGATGTTCGCGAGGAGCGCAGGCGGAATTTGGCGCGTAAAGAGCTTGCGTGGCTTTCTAGAGGTGCTCGCGCGCGTTCTACTAAGCAAAAGTTTCACGTTAAGCAGGCTCGCGAGCTTATAGCAGATGTTCCACCTATGCGAGATACTCTTGAGCTAAAAAGAATGGCAACTTCTCGTCTTGGTAAGCAAGTTGTTGATTTGATTGATGTTACGCAAATTTTTGAAGATTCGTCAAATCCTGCTGGAGCCGATGCAGATATTGTAAAATCACCATTTTCTCAGCCTACACATGTTGGTAGCGTTACGATTTCTGTAGAAGAATCGCCAGAAGCACCATTAAAAGAAACATGTGCAGCATCGCAAAAAACTATTACAGGTCGTATGCTTTTAGACAATCAAACGTGGCTGATAGGTCCAGGAGACAGATTTGGCATAGTTGGTGCGAATGGTGCTGGAAAATCAACGCTTTTGAACATAATAGATGGCTCTTTGCATCCGACTAAAGGACATGTAAACATTGGTAAAACTGTAAAGTTTGCTGTGTTGTCTCAACGTTTGGAAGAACTTGAAAAGCTTGGAAAATATAAGGTTAAAGAGGTTTTGAGCAGATATAAACCAAGCTACATAATCGACGGCAAAGAAGTGACTCCTGGTCAACTTATGGAAAGACTTGGGTTTAAGCCTGAACAACTTATGACGCCAATAGCAGATCTTTCTGGTGGTCAAAAACGTCGTATGCAGTTGCTTCTGATTCTTTTAAACGAGCCAAACGTGTTGATAATGGACGAGCCAGGAAACGACTTGGATACGGACATGCTTGCTGTTATGGAAGATTTACTTGACACTTGGCCAGGTACTTTGATTGTTGTATCTCACGACAGATACTTGCTTGAGCGTGTAACAGACCAGCAATTTGCTCTTATTGATGGGAAAATTCGTCATCTTCCAGGTGGAGTTGATGAATATTTAAAGATTATGGAAGACTACGAGCGTGCAAATATGCAAGAGTCTAAGGCAGGTTTTGTGTCAGAATCTGAGACGAAATCCGAGTCTAAAGAAGGAATTGAATTAGATTCTGATCGAAAGTCTGAAACAAAATTAAGCGGAAAAGCTTATTACGATGCTACTAGAAGAGTTTCAGCAATAGAGCGAAAATTGGAAAAGCTTGAGGAAGAAAAAAACGAGATTGAGCAGAAAATGGCTAGCCATGATCCAAGTGATTTTGTAGGCTTGCAGAATCTTAATGAGAAGTTGCAGGCGAATCAAAGTGAGTCGAGCGCGTTAGAAGAAGAGTGGCTTGAGCTTAGCGAGCAGATTTGA
- a CDS encoding S9 family peptidase, which translates to MQDSSLKVGEFDSLNKAAGFKPMPATKIDYVREFHNDVFVDEYAWMKDKESKRLREYIDSQNKYTEQRVSRLDSLRKQLFNEMKSRIQETDMSVPTRMDGYWYYVRTVEGKQYGIQCRMPVKNENDWDPPVIDERANPGETEGEEVIFDANKEASEFGGDFFQLGGMDISLDGTRMLFGVDTKGDERFDFYIRDFCKSSNDFITLPDCIKGISSALLTPDGKWVFYVTLDSAWRPYQVFRHKIGTSVEDDVKVFEELDARFFVSVYESFDERSIMINSSSKTTSRVLMIPLSTPEADFKMVLKPIKNVEYDVSFACFENAGDDGKDIPLMFVSHNLKNPNFQIDVIDLRKRSMESMPFNIGEGDCVVQGSPYGCKNGDLLEPGASKKAVSEPYYNSKNPKILQGTCGLSIDGLSVYKNYVALSFRANGLPQLAVMPKSNAVEDFNAGRPWRFIRVGAEGFIKETAEEWQPTDVVKDNLSDLSDLSIQNQNQNTARIELSKITNEQAKNSRVYLIGATGNPSYEAPRMRYSCSSYATLGSLREIDPITGKDVLLKRGKILGDFNENDYAEKRVWITVRDGERVPVSLVWRKNTVAKSQAMFITAYGAYEISSDPYFSVARLSMLDRGVLFVQVHVRGGGEMGRAWYENGRRRNKKHTFEDFVDVTRALQQAGYADANQTVANGGSAGGLLMGAVANMAPQCYAGIEADVPFVDALTSMLDDSLPLTVTEWDEWGDPLHNAQDYAYLKSYTPYENVPEHVEPGEFPKILITSSINDTRVLVTEPLKWLARLQAAGADAIARIETDGGHGGSSGRYKKWEEVCYENAWCLDAMGIS; encoded by the coding sequence ATGCAAGATAGTTCGCTAAAAGTCGGTGAGTTTGATTCTTTAAATAAGGCTGCTGGTTTTAAGCCTATGCCTGCTACAAAAATTGATTATGTTCGTGAGTTTCACAATGATGTGTTTGTAGATGAATATGCTTGGATGAAGGATAAAGAGAGCAAAAGACTTCGTGAATATATTGATTCTCAAAACAAGTACACTGAACAACGCGTTTCTAGGTTAGATTCTTTACGTAAACAACTGTTTAATGAGATGAAATCGCGTATTCAAGAAACGGATATGTCTGTTCCAACAAGAATGGACGGATATTGGTATTATGTGCGTACCGTAGAAGGTAAACAGTACGGGATTCAATGCCGAATGCCTGTTAAAAATGAGAATGACTGGGATCCGCCAGTTATAGATGAACGCGCAAATCCTGGAGAAACAGAAGGCGAAGAAGTTATTTTTGACGCCAACAAAGAGGCATCGGAATTTGGTGGAGATTTCTTCCAACTTGGAGGAATGGATATTAGTTTAGACGGCACGAGAATGTTGTTTGGCGTCGATACTAAGGGTGATGAAAGATTCGATTTTTATATTCGTGATTTTTGCAAAAGTAGCAATGATTTTATAACACTTCCAGATTGCATAAAAGGCATATCTTCTGCGCTTTTAACACCAGACGGGAAATGGGTTTTTTATGTGACTTTAGACAGCGCATGGCGACCATACCAAGTGTTTAGACATAAAATTGGAACTTCTGTAGAAGATGATGTAAAAGTTTTTGAAGAATTGGATGCGAGATTTTTTGTTAGCGTTTACGAAAGTTTCGACGAACGTAGCATTATGATAAACAGCAGCTCAAAAACAACTTCGCGCGTATTAATGATTCCATTAAGCACTCCAGAAGCAGATTTTAAGATGGTGTTAAAGCCTATAAAAAACGTGGAATACGATGTTTCTTTCGCATGCTTTGAAAATGCTGGAGATGATGGTAAAGATATTCCACTCATGTTTGTAAGCCACAATCTTAAAAATCCTAATTTTCAGATTGACGTTATAGATTTGCGAAAGCGATCTATGGAATCAATGCCATTTAACATTGGCGAAGGCGATTGTGTTGTTCAGGGATCTCCTTACGGCTGCAAAAATGGTGATTTATTAGAACCAGGAGCCAGCAAAAAAGCAGTTAGTGAACCGTATTATAACAGCAAAAATCCTAAGATTTTACAGGGAACTTGCGGATTGAGTATTGATGGTTTAAGCGTTTATAAGAATTATGTGGCTCTTTCTTTCCGAGCGAATGGCTTGCCTCAGCTTGCTGTTATGCCTAAAAGCAATGCTGTTGAAGATTTTAATGCTGGACGACCTTGGCGTTTTATTAGGGTTGGGGCAGAAGGTTTTATAAAGGAAACAGCGGAAGAGTGGCAACCAACCGATGTTGTAAAAGATAATTTGTCTGATTTGTCTGATTTATCTATCCAAAATCAAAATCAAAACACCGCTCGAATTGAACTATCTAAAATAACCAATGAACAAGCTAAAAATAGTCGTGTTTACCTTATTGGAGCAACTGGTAATCCTTCTTACGAAGCTCCAAGAATGCGTTATTCTTGTTCAAGCTATGCGACACTAGGGTCTTTGCGTGAAATAGATCCTATTACAGGCAAAGACGTTTTGCTTAAGCGTGGGAAAATTCTAGGCGATTTTAACGAAAATGACTACGCAGAAAAACGAGTGTGGATTACTGTCCGAGATGGAGAGCGCGTACCCGTATCCCTAGTGTGGCGTAAAAACACTGTGGCTAAATCACAAGCAATGTTCATCACCGCTTACGGAGCTTATGAAATAAGCAGCGACCCGTATTTTTCTGTGGCGCGTCTAAGCATGCTGGATAGAGGAGTGCTGTTCGTACAAGTGCATGTGCGAGGCGGCGGAGAAATGGGTCGTGCGTGGTATGAGAATGGTAGGCGTCGCAACAAAAAACACACGTTTGAAGATTTTGTAGACGTTACGCGCGCTTTGCAACAAGCTGGGTATGCTGATGCGAATCAGACTGTTGCAAATGGTGGTTCTGCAGGCGGCCTTCTTATGGGCGCTGTAGCAAATATGGCTCCGCAATGCTACGCGGGAATCGAAGCTGATGTTCCGTTTGTTGATGCGCTTACGTCTATGCTAGACGACTCGTTGCCGCTTACTGTTACAGAATGGGACGAATGGGGAGACCCATTGCATAATGCGCAAGATTACGCTTATTTAAAGTCTTACACGCCTTACGAGAATGTGCCTGAACATGTTGAGCCAGGTGAGTTTCCAAAGATTCTTATAACTTCTTCGATTAACGACACTCGCGTTCTTGTTACGGAGCCTCTTAAGTGGCTTGCTCGTTTGCAGGCTGCAGGTGCGGACGCGATTGCGCGCATTGAAACAGATGGCGGTCACGGTGGAAGCTCTGGCAGGTACAAAAAGTGGGAGGAAGTTTGCTATGAAAACGCATGGTGTTTAGATGCCATGGGTATTTCGTAG
- a CDS encoding quinone-dependent dihydroorotate dehydrogenase — MSYVSENSLHNAVNKAATDLFTFSYKHVIKPHLVFNIPPDEAHDRMITFCKTSERIPGLMWMLREMLDYTDPILETRIMGVDFANPFGLSAGLDKNCDLCTVLDNAGFGFETVGSTTARPCEGNAKPWYHRLPQYDSLLVHAGLANDGSEFVIPRVEKAWTNAKSMRVSVSIARTNDNLVGDLDEGIEDYRISMDRASGKSSMIEVNISCPNTMAGEPFSDPEALDKLFNVLDKVDRPQPTLVKMPLNLKGGWPQFKSLLDVLSTHKVDGLSIANLRKNRDGLDIPADWKGGISGAPTFAASNELIKRTRSEFGSRFAIAGIGGVFTAKQAYEKIRSGADLVMFVSSLMYRGPQQITVLKRGLADLLRKDGFETVKDAVSADVD, encoded by the coding sequence ATGAGTTATGTATCTGAAAATTCTTTACACAATGCTGTGAACAAAGCTGCAACAGACTTATTCACCTTTAGCTATAAGCATGTAATTAAGCCGCACTTAGTGTTTAACATTCCGCCAGACGAAGCTCACGATCGCATGATCACTTTCTGCAAGACGAGTGAACGCATACCAGGATTAATGTGGATGCTCAGAGAAATGTTAGACTACACGGATCCAATTTTAGAAACGCGAATTATGGGAGTGGATTTTGCGAATCCATTTGGCTTAAGCGCAGGACTCGATAAAAACTGCGACTTATGCACTGTTCTAGACAATGCTGGTTTTGGTTTTGAAACAGTAGGCTCTACAACTGCTCGCCCATGCGAAGGAAACGCTAAACCTTGGTATCATAGGCTTCCGCAATATGATTCTCTTCTTGTTCATGCCGGTCTTGCTAACGACGGTAGCGAGTTTGTGATTCCTAGAGTGGAAAAAGCGTGGACTAATGCTAAAAGCATGCGTGTTTCTGTAAGCATTGCGCGCACCAATGATAATCTTGTTGGCGATTTAGACGAAGGTATTGAAGATTATCGCATATCTATGGATCGAGCAAGTGGTAAAAGCTCCATGATTGAGGTTAACATTTCTTGTCCAAACACTATGGCTGGCGAGCCTTTTAGTGATCCAGAAGCTTTAGATAAGCTTTTTAATGTTTTAGATAAAGTTGATCGCCCTCAACCAACTCTTGTAAAAATGCCTTTGAATCTAAAAGGCGGATGGCCTCAATTTAAATCTTTGCTTGACGTTTTGAGCACGCATAAAGTTGATGGCTTGAGCATTGCAAATTTGCGCAAGAATCGAGATGGACTAGACATTCCTGCAGATTGGAAAGGTGGAATCTCAGGGGCTCCAACATTTGCCGCAAGTAATGAGCTTATTAAGCGAACTAGAAGCGAGTTCGGATCTCGCTTTGCTATTGCTGGAATAGGTGGCGTATTTACTGCAAAACAAGCTTATGAAAAGATTAGAAGTGGAGCTGACCTAGTTATGTTCGTTTCTTCTCTTATGTATAGAGGTCCTCAACAAATAACTGTTCTAAAGCGCGGACTTGCTGATTTACTCAGAAAAGATGGGTTTGAAACAGTTAAAGATGCAGTTTCAGCTGATGTAGATTAA
- a CDS encoding transglycosylase domain-containing protein: MPKKKSLTTRRVLALFLTYITLCVAGGVVSSILFVPGVMSVNSVVKSVVPSLRVDGIDFDVTALPQKSRLYASDGKTVIATFYAQNRTVVPLRRISQYMQQAMVAREDRRFFEHSGVDVQGVMRAFVQTFIKKSDMQGGSSLTQQYVKNVLMIKAREDNDPISEYHAAESTVARKLREMLIAIQMEKKYSKLEILQGYLNVAQFGSNNLYGVETAAKRYFNTTAANLNLVQAATIAAITKNPSRYDPSIEENQPESQKQRNIVLDLMLRQNFISQKEHDDAVATPIKSTLNIQHEVANVGCQAAGDAAFFCDYVTKKILNSREFGKTTVARQKLLNEGGLDIYTTMDILANSSAMDTARATVPINDPSGFEVSIAAIKPGTGEVLGFGSNRIYDATDAAKSDPTHTAINYAVDERDGGGLGWQIGSTWKPINIVAWLLAGKSINQPLRTSMLYNNTDFSCARYRGIGRWSVQNSGGGSVSPETPLMGLVHSHNTIQAAMGAQLKLCAVAEAAKTLGYHNSPLGQEDVFSKNSFNPPMLIGAVQASPLTMANVFATIGANGVQCDPIAIKRVVDKNGKRLRVPSAHCHQAIPKKIAQTVAYAMNQGVVQPSGVAHGAQLEGGRKTFAKTGTNEQYYMTTAGFVPNKVSAFVAVGNAEVQKSFSNMRINGVYHSTWYGTYIGMPAWKKFMDTYLKASNTPMDNDYGKPDPKYMAGGKMPSLTPQMRQEDYAEQQRKRDEDARRQAAQDQAQAQANQGAASTDPATGGSSVTGDGRTSTSSGSTYGNTDRTGDASSDGN, translated from the coding sequence ATGCCTAAGAAGAAATCCCTCACAACTCGTCGCGTGTTAGCACTGTTTCTTACGTACATCACATTGTGTGTTGCAGGTGGTGTAGTATCAAGTATTTTATTTGTGCCAGGAGTGATGAGCGTAAACAGTGTGGTCAAGTCTGTTGTGCCTTCTCTTAGAGTTGATGGCATTGATTTTGACGTTACGGCTTTACCTCAAAAGTCGCGTTTATACGCTTCTGATGGCAAAACAGTTATAGCAACATTTTATGCTCAAAATCGCACTGTTGTGCCATTAAGACGCATATCGCAATACATGCAGCAGGCAATGGTTGCGCGTGAGGATCGTAGATTCTTTGAACATTCAGGCGTTGATGTGCAAGGCGTTATGCGTGCGTTTGTGCAAACGTTTATTAAAAAGTCTGATATGCAAGGTGGATCGTCTTTAACACAGCAATACGTTAAGAATGTTCTTATGATCAAAGCTAGAGAAGACAATGATCCTATTTCGGAATATCATGCTGCAGAAAGTACTGTTGCTAGAAAATTGCGAGAAATGTTAATCGCAATACAAATGGAGAAAAAATACTCTAAGCTAGAGATTTTACAGGGATATTTAAACGTTGCACAGTTTGGTAGTAATAATCTTTACGGTGTAGAAACTGCTGCAAAACGCTATTTTAATACCACTGCAGCCAATCTTAATCTTGTTCAAGCTGCGACTATTGCAGCAATCACAAAGAATCCTTCTAGGTACGATCCTTCTATTGAAGAAAATCAGCCTGAATCACAGAAGCAAAGAAATATAGTTCTTGATTTAATGCTTCGACAAAACTTTATAAGTCAAAAAGAACATGATGATGCGGTTGCAACACCAATTAAAAGCACTCTTAATATTCAGCATGAAGTTGCTAACGTCGGTTGCCAGGCTGCTGGAGATGCAGCATTCTTCTGTGATTATGTTACTAAGAAAATCTTGAATTCTAGAGAATTTGGCAAAACAACTGTAGCAAGGCAGAAGCTGCTTAACGAAGGCGGATTAGACATTTACACAACAATGGATATTCTTGCAAACTCTTCTGCAATGGATACAGCTAGGGCTACTGTTCCAATAAACGATCCAAGCGGTTTTGAAGTTTCGATTGCTGCTATTAAACCTGGAACTGGAGAAGTACTTGGATTTGGAAGCAACCGTATTTACGATGCTACAGATGCAGCAAAATCAGACCCTACGCACACTGCGATTAACTACGCTGTAGACGAGCGAGACGGCGGCGGCTTAGGCTGGCAGATTGGTTCTACGTGGAAGCCAATTAACATTGTTGCTTGGCTGCTTGCTGGAAAGTCGATTAATCAGCCTCTAAGAACAAGCATGCTTTATAACAACACTGATTTTTCTTGCGCAAGGTATCGTGGAATTGGCCGCTGGTCTGTTCAAAACTCTGGTGGCGGTAGTGTTAGCCCAGAAACGCCTTTAATGGGTCTTGTTCATTCTCATAACACTATTCAGGCTGCTATGGGTGCTCAGCTTAAGCTGTGTGCAGTGGCAGAGGCTGCGAAAACACTTGGGTATCACAATTCGCCACTGGGTCAAGAAGATGTGTTCTCTAAGAACTCGTTCAATCCTCCTATGTTGATTGGTGCTGTGCAAGCTTCGCCGCTAACAATGGCTAATGTTTTTGCAACTATTGGCGCTAATGGTGTTCAATGTGATCCTATAGCAATTAAGCGAGTAGTAGACAAAAATGGCAAGCGACTTCGTGTTCCTAGTGCGCATTGCCATCAAGCTATTCCAAAGAAGATTGCTCAAACTGTTGCATACGCTATGAATCAAGGTGTTGTTCAGCCAAGTGGTGTTGCTCATGGCGCGCAACTAGAAGGCGGTCGTAAGACTTTTGCTAAAACAGGTACGAACGAGCAATACTACATGACTACTGCTGGATTTGTGCCAAATAAGGTTTCTGCTTTTGTTGCCGTTGGAAATGCGGAAGTACAAAAGAGCTTTAGCAATATGAGAATTAATGGCGTCTACCACAGCACATGGTATGGTACCTACATTGGTATGCCTGCTTGGAAAAAGTTTATGGATACGTACCTAAAGGCATCTAACACGCCTATGGATAACGATTACGGAAAACCAGATCCAAAGTATATGGCTGGCGGAAAAATGCCGTCATTAACTCCGCAAATGCGTCAGGAAGATTATGCAGAGCAGCAGCGTAAGCGCGATGAGGATGCTCGTAGACAGGCGGCTCAAGATCAGGCTCAGGCTCAGGCAAATCAGGGTGCGGCTTCGACAGATCCTGCGACTGGTGGATCGTCGGTTACTGGCGATGGAAGAACGAGTACATCTTCTGGTTCTACGTACGGTAATACGGATAGAACAGGAGACGCATCTTCTGACGGTAATTAA
- a CDS encoding App1 family protein, with the protein MAKLDDNNAVKGGEQAKQECDSPAVARRISSTPIQVRVTATLFDAPSDEERIDKKPPFIRFARKFVTSSVGFWMRVSGKIMRRLGWFPSVEPYIGYGTDNYARLICRTVLAPKAGHHSVLKRGIYAMLVVPAVRIRVSLSIDGVPVESAQVGDSSVYDKPDASFNSGAEYCVSDCSGYLDLITERSLNVGEHKVSYKVDNREPVDASMFVISEKSTLGIISDVDDTIMVTQAPSPLRAAYNLLIMNPEHRHAVKGMNHFFNKIRNFVPNTPFFYLSTSPWNVEASIRHFIAREGFPSGPLLLRDLDPRPKTFVPTGPQHKLEFAQQLMDDFPGMRFVLIGDDGQKDPATYASIIKKFPNRVLAVGIRQLKVNSTMTDFRRAMSKDFGVTLASSRIASVGDGNFVNAKGAAGTFEGVPFFAAPDGESLKDIMIPFIMDAV; encoded by the coding sequence TTGGCTAAATTGGATGACAATAACGCTGTAAAAGGCGGTGAACAAGCCAAGCAAGAATGCGATTCTCCAGCTGTAGCTAGAAGAATAAGCAGTACGCCTATTCAAGTGCGAGTTACAGCCACGCTTTTTGATGCTCCTTCGGACGAAGAGCGTATAGATAAAAAGCCGCCTTTTATTCGATTTGCCAGAAAATTTGTTACGTCAAGCGTTGGATTTTGGATGCGCGTAAGCGGTAAAATTATGCGTCGTTTGGGTTGGTTCCCAAGCGTTGAGCCTTATATTGGTTATGGAACTGATAATTATGCTCGTTTGATTTGCCGTACTGTTCTTGCTCCTAAAGCTGGTCATCATTCTGTTTTGAAGCGCGGAATATATGCGATGCTTGTTGTTCCTGCTGTTAGGATTCGTGTTTCTTTAAGCATTGATGGTGTTCCTGTTGAATCTGCGCAAGTTGGTGATTCGTCTGTGTACGATAAGCCAGATGCTAGTTTCAACAGTGGTGCTGAATATTGTGTTTCAGACTGTTCTGGTTATCTTGATTTGATTACTGAAAGATCACTTAATGTTGGTGAACATAAAGTGTCTTATAAAGTAGATAATCGTGAGCCTGTTGATGCAAGCATGTTTGTTATTTCTGAAAAATCTACTTTGGGAATAATTTCCGATGTTGATGACACTATTATGGTCACTCAGGCTCCTTCTCCGCTAAGAGCAGCTTACAATCTGCTTATTATGAATCCAGAGCACAGGCATGCTGTTAAGGGTATGAATCATTTCTTTAATAAGATTCGTAATTTTGTTCCTAACACACCGTTTTTCTATCTTTCAACTTCTCCTTGGAATGTGGAAGCTTCTATACGACACTTCATTGCGCGTGAAGGCTTTCCATCTGGACCGCTTCTTCTTAGAGATTTAGATCCTAGACCTAAGACTTTTGTGCCGACTGGCCCTCAGCATAAGCTTGAGTTTGCTCAGCAGCTTATGGATGATTTTCCAGGTATGCGATTTGTGCTTATTGGTGATGATGGTCAGAAGGATCCAGCTACTTATGCGAGTATTATAAAAAAATTCCCTAATCGGGTTTTAGCGGTAGGCATAAGACAGCTTAAGGTCAATTCAACTATGACCGATTTTAGAAGAGCAATGTCGAAGGATTTTGGGGTTACTCTTGCGTCTTCTAGAATTGCAAGCGTTGGTGATGGTAATTTTGTTAATGCTAAAGGTGCTGCTGGAACTTTTGAAGGTGTCCCATTTTTTGCAGCTCCAGATGGTGAATCTTTGAAAGATATTATGATTCCATTTATTATGGATGCTGTTTAA
- a CDS encoding Crp/Fnr family transcriptional regulator, producing the protein MVRIKPDKPYTEDLPLTHTALFKQVPLDQARELLEHLHESVFSKGQAIFNEGDTDRRMYLLERGRVKLVRHSRDNRVQLLSIHTHGEILGEIPVFDPFGGPRTASAIAITDRTRVLWLENEVLFKWLGHHPRVAVDMLQVLAARLRANNEHISDLVFMDVPARLAKTLLNLASRFGEPVREGVLVPHDLTQEELAQLVGSSRETVNKALMDFAQRGWIKRHGRSIIIYQPGMLIRRAER; encoded by the coding sequence GTGGTAAGAATTAAGCCAGATAAGCCCTACACGGAAGACCTTCCTTTAACGCATACAGCGTTATTTAAGCAAGTGCCACTCGATCAAGCGAGGGAGCTTCTCGAGCATTTGCATGAGTCGGTTTTTTCTAAGGGGCAGGCGATTTTTAACGAAGGAGATACTGATCGCCGCATGTATCTGCTTGAGCGTGGACGGGTTAAGCTTGTACGCCATTCAAGGGATAATCGTGTGCAATTGCTTAGTATCCACACGCACGGTGAGATTCTTGGAGAGATTCCTGTTTTTGACCCGTTCGGCGGTCCGCGTACAGCTTCTGCAATAGCAATTACAGATAGAACTCGCGTATTATGGCTAGAAAACGAAGTTCTTTTTAAGTGGCTTGGCCATCATCCTAGGGTTGCTGTAGACATGCTTCAGGTTTTAGCTGCACGTTTAAGAGCAAATAATGAGCATATTTCTGATCTTGTTTTTATGGACGTTCCAGCTAGATTGGCTAAAACGCTTTTAAACCTTGCTTCTAGGTTTGGAGAACCTGTTAGGGAAGGTGTGCTTGTTCCTCACGATTTAACACAAGAAGAACTTGCTCAACTTGTTGGGTCTTCTAGAGAAACAGTTAATAAAGCGTTGATGGATTTTGCTCAGAGGGGTTGGATTAAAAGGCACGGTAGGTCAATTATTATTTACCAACCTGGAATGTTGATTCGCAGAGCAGAAAGATAA
- the rph gene encoding ribonuclease PH: MAQIKDMLESVKPIRFDGRDVDELRPVKITRNFTNVPEGSVLIECGNTRVMCTATFTIGVPRWRRDTGLGWVTAEYSMLPRATAERTDRESVKGKIGGRTHEISRLIGRCLRGVIDMKAMGECLIQIDCDVLQADGGTRTASITGAYVALVDALNWAEKHKHIRSAKNVLKDSVSAVSVGVINGTPMLDLPYVEDSQAMTDMNVAMTGSGNFIEIQGTAEHRPFNRDELNVLLDLAAKGNRELQSAQRAALSQN, translated from the coding sequence ATGGCTCAGATTAAGGATATGTTGGAATCAGTAAAACCTATTCGTTTTGATGGAAGAGACGTAGATGAGTTGCGTCCAGTAAAAATAACTCGCAATTTTACCAATGTCCCAGAAGGCTCTGTTTTAATCGAGTGTGGTAACACGCGTGTTATGTGCACTGCCACTTTTACTATTGGAGTTCCGCGATGGAGGCGAGATACTGGTTTAGGTTGGGTTACCGCTGAATACTCAATGCTTCCAAGGGCAACAGCTGAGCGCACTGATCGCGAATCTGTTAAGGGGAAAATCGGTGGAAGAACGCATGAGATTAGTCGCCTTATTGGTCGCTGCCTTAGAGGTGTTATAGACATGAAGGCAATGGGCGAGTGCCTTATTCAAATTGATTGCGATGTTCTTCAAGCAGATGGCGGCACGCGCACGGCTTCGATTACAGGCGCATATGTTGCTCTTGTAGATGCTTTGAATTGGGCAGAAAAGCACAAGCATATTCGTAGCGCTAAAAACGTTCTTAAAGACTCTGTTTCTGCTGTTTCTGTTGGCGTGATTAATGGCACTCCAATGCTTGATTTGCCGTATGTGGAAGATAGTCAAGCAATGACAGATATGAATGTTGCTATGACTGGTTCTGGCAATTTTATTGAGATTCAGGGCACAGCTGAGCATCGCCCGTTTAATCGCGATGAGCTTAATGTTTTGCTTGATTTGGCAGCTAAAGGTAATCGTGAGCTTCAGTCTGCTCAGCGCGCTGCTTTAAGTCAAAATTAA